A region from the Vicia villosa cultivar HV-30 ecotype Madison, WI linkage group LG3, Vvil1.0, whole genome shotgun sequence genome encodes:
- the LOC131659078 gene encoding uncharacterized protein LOC131659078: MDQLRDDLIQMRTQVTAQMAQFMEVMQNMADRQEELRIRMDTVAQVVADPPQRNPADIRVNGEPVIGGPGVIPPAANQGNPRGPPQPTLEGQTTQQIRRVAAIPVLEEDRHEDLFPESEWGFPPDAGRMFRGLEERMRAMEGQGLGMDINDLGLVPGVRVPPKFKVPDFEKYKGNTCPKTHVRAYYRKMHVYSEDEGLLMHFFQDSLTGASLEWYMRLERANIRSWRDLVDAFIKQYQYNVDMAPNRTQLQNLSQKANESFKEYAQKWRELAARVQPPMLEREMMDLFTNTLEGQYYSACSASSSFAELVMIGERIESGIKAGRIQNPSTASSSSGAGGKKPYNGFAKKREGETSAAYYGKGKGHVYQQVAAVTIPSTPLQQQPQQQQRHPPRQYQQKSRPPRIFDPIPMTYAQLLAHLLHGDLVQLRTMGPPPAKLPPNYDANAHCEFHSGAAGHDIEHCIGFMHKVQDLLDSKAIEFTPTQGPNVVQNPMPSHGTHAANAIDIVEDIYLVKDVIELGSLLPLLKKELLRMRLYAGCGEFCTDCMVTSSVCDKVKDGIQQLIDSGYLRFEHVRHPKSVENEINVLSIPYTPTKIPIPARAPPLVITLPGPIPYTSEKAIPWNYGGEVFYQGAKYEIKAPVEKEDVDNVVGIGRMTRSGRIFNPPQNTRDDNAEALAQAKGKRVVEDTVDPGQSSNSEDTVAKEMEEFLKIIKKSEYKVVDQLSQTQSKISILQLLLCSETHRNALLRLLGTAFVPPEISVNQLEGVVSNINAGNGLGFTDADLPSEGRNHNRALHISVECKGTMLSRVLVDNGSSLNVLPKSSLMRLDYSGVEIRPSELTVRAFDGSKRSVFGEVDLPIMIGPQLFTITFFVMDIHPSYSCLLGRPWIHAAGAVTSTLHQKLKFATQGKIVTICGEEEHVVSHLASFKYIDVEGEVHETPCQAFEAVQTIKIPYVEKKKLEAPMSSLKEAKAVVESGHPEGWGRVLDLPIKQDKCGIGYQLGQSSSDGSFKKPGTFVPIKFSSAGIVKDHVCAADDDVDRKLLGFIVSERGIEVDPAKVKAIQEMPEPRTEKQVRGFLGRLNYIARFISHLTATCEPIFKLLRKNQAIKWDDNCQKAFDKVKEYLQEPPILMPPVEEYDIQYTTQKAIKSSVIADYLAHQPVDDYQSMYFEFPDEDIMLDEPAFCGVIDNVPDEKPWFYDIKKFLETQEYPEGASLTDRKTLKRLSAKFFIAGGVLYKRNFDSVLLKCVDRHEAAKIMQEVHEGSFGTHASGHTMARKILRADVKLSEADWVQTRFDQLNLIDEKRLAAICHGQAYQKKMKRAFDKKIRPRHFQAGDLVLKKILPIHNDPRGKWTPNYEGPYVVKKVFSGGAMILSTMDGEDFPLPVNADAVKKYFA, translated from the exons ATGGATCAGTTGAGGGACGATCTTATCCAGATGAGAACTCAGGTTACTGCTCAGATGGCTCAGTTCATGGAAGTCATGCAAAACATGGCTGATCGCCAAGAAGAACTCAGAATCAGGATGGACACAGTTGCTCAGGTTGTTGCGGACCCCCCGCAAAGAAATCCTGCTGATATTCGTGTCAATGGTGAACCTGTGATCGGAGGACCTGGTGTAATTCCTCCTGCTGCTAATCAAGGTAATCCCCGTGGGCCTCCCCAGCCTACTCTTGAAGGACAAACCACACAACAAATCAGAAGGGTTGCTGCTATCCCCGTGTTGGAAGAGGACCGACACGAGGATTTGTTTCCTGAAAGTGAATGGGGGTTTCCACCGGATGCTGGAAGGATGTTTAGAGgtctggaggaaaggatgagggcGATGGAAGGCCAAGGATTGGgtatggatatcaatgacttgggttTAGTTCCTGGCGTCCGTGTACCACCGAAATTCAAGGtacccgacttcgagaaatacaagggGAATACTTGTCCTAAGACACATGTCCGAGCTTACTATCGCAAAATGCATGTGTACTCTGAGGATGAAGGATTGTTGatgcacttcttccaagatagcctgactggggcatccttggaatggtATATGAGATTGGAGAGAGCTAATATCCGAAGTTGGAGGGACCTAGTTGATGCTTTCATAAAGCAGTATCAGTATAATGTTGACATGGCACCAAATCGCACTCAGTTACAGAATCTATCCCAGAAAGCTAATgagtccttcaaagaatatgcacaGAAATGGCGCGAGTTGGCAGCTAGAGTCCAGCCACCTATGTTGGAAAGAGAAATGATGGATTTGTTCACCAACACTCTGGAAGGCCAATACTACTCCGCCTGCTCTGCATCCTCAAGTTTTGCCGAGTTGGTTATGATTGGTGAGCGAATTGAAAGTGGGATTAAGGCTGGTAGAATACAGAATCCAAGTACTGCTAGTTCCTCTTCTGGGGCAGGAGGGAAGAAACCATATAACGGATTTGCTAAGAAGAGAGAAGGTGAAACGAGTGCTGCTTACTATGGTAAAGGTAAAGGCCATGTTTATCAACAGGTAGCCGCTGTTACTATACCGAGTACTCCTcttcaacaacaaccacaacaacagcAGAGGCATCCCCCACGTCAGTATCAGCAAAAGTCGAGGCCACCAAGAATTTTTGATCCCATACCTATGACATATGCACAATTACTCGCTCATCTCTTACATGGGGACTTGGTGCAACTTCGTACCATGGGCCCTCCACCTGCTAAGCTTCCTCCTAACTATGATGCTAATGCCCACTGTGAGTTTCATTCTGGGGCTGCTGGGCATGATATTGAACATTGCATAGGATTCATGCATAAAGTACAGGATCTGCTCGATTCAAAAGCTATTGAGTTCACCCCTACTCAAGGACCTAACGTTGTACAGAATCCTATGCCTTCCCATGGAACTCATGCCGCAAATGCCATCGATATTGTTGAAGACATTTACTTGGTCAAGGATGTTATCGAATTGGGATCGTTGTTGCCATTATTGAAAAAGGAATTATTGAGGATGAGACTATACGCTGGTTGTGGAGAATTCTGTACTGATTGCATGGTCACCTCCTCAGTTTGTGACAAGGTGAAAGATGGGATTCAACAGTTGATAGATAGTGGGTATCTACGGTTTGAGCATGTGCGACATCCAAAGTCAGTCGAGAATGAAATCAATGTGCTATCCATCCCGTATACTCCTACTAAGATCCCGATTCCTGCCAGAGCGCCGCCTTTGGTCATCACGTTGCCTGGTCCCATCCCATATACTAGTGAGAAAGCAATCCCATGGAATTATGGCGGAGAAGTTTTCTACCAAGGGGCCAAGTATGAGATTAAAGCACCGGTTGAGAAGGAagatgttgataatgttgttggcATTGGAAGAATGACAAGAAGTGGTCGTATTTTCAATCCTCCCCAGAATACTCGCGATGACAATGCAGAAGCTCTAGCTCAAGCAAAAGGGAAAAGAGTGGTAGAAGATACGGTAGATCCGGGGCAAAGCTCTAACTCTGAAGATACTGTGGccaaagagatggaagagttcctaaAGATCATCAAGAAAAGTGAGTATAAAGTGGTTGACCAGCTGAGTCAAACTCAATCTAAGATCTCGATCTTACAGTTGCTCTTATGCTCCGAGACGCATCGAAATGCTTTATTGAGACTCCTAGGCACTGCCTTTGTCCCTCCTGAGATCTCAGTGAATCAACTTGAAGGGGTGGTGTCAAACATCAATGCTGGTAATGGATTGGGATTCACTGATGCAGACTTGCCCTCCGAAGGTAGAAACCATAATAGAGCTTTGCATATATCAGTGGAATGTAAGGGGACTATGTTATCTCGTGTTCTCGTGGATAATGGATCTTCTCTGAATGTATTACCGAAGTCGTCTTTGATGAGGCTGGATTACTCTGGTGTCGAGATAAGGCCGAGTGAATTGACAGTGCGAGCCTTTGATGGGTCAAAGAGATCAGTATTTGGGGAGGTTGACTTGCCAATAATGATAGGCCCCCAGCTTTTCACCATTACCTTCTTTGTGATGGATATCCACCCGTCTTACAGTTGTCTCCTGGGACGtccatggatccatgctgctggggccgtgACTTCCACATTGCATCAGAAACTCAAATTTGCCACTCAGGGGAAGATAGTCACGATATGTGGGGAGGAAGAGCATGTGGTAAGCCATCTTGCGTCTTTCAAATATATTGATGTGGAAGGGGAGGTCCACGAAACACCTTGTCAAGCGTTTGAGGCTGTCCAAACTATCAAGATCCCttatgttgaaaagaagaagttgGAGGCTCCTATGTCTTCACTAAAGGAAGCCAAAGCTGTGGTTGAATCTGGTCATCCTGAAGGATGGGGCCGAGTCTTGGATCTACCAATCAAGCAGGATAAGTGTGGGATTGGATATCAGCTGGGGCAGAGTTCTTCTGATGGGTCCTTCAAGAAGCCCGGAACCTTCGTTCCGATCAAGTTCTCTAGTGCTGGCATTGTCAAGGATCATGTTTGCGCTGCTGATGATGATGTGgata GAAAGTTGCTTGGTTTCATCGTAAGTGAAagaggtattgaggtcgatcccgCCAAAgtgaaagctatacaagagatgcctgagccgagaaccgAGAAACAGGTTCGTGGGTTCTTAGGAAGGTTAAATTATATtgcaaggttcatctcacacctTACCGCCACGTGTGAACCTATCTTCAAGCTATTGAGAAAGAATCAGGCAATAAAGTGGGATGACAATTGTCAAAAGGCGTTTGATAAGGTTAAAGAGTATTTGCAAGAGCCTCCAATCCTCATGCCTCCAGTGGAAG aatatgacatacAATACACTACTCAGAAGGCCATTAAAAGTAGTGTAATTGCTGATTATCTTGCACATCAACCTGTGGACGATTACCAGTCTATgtactttgagtttcctgatgaagatataat GTTGGATGAACCTGCATTCTGTGGCGTCATTGATAATGTGCCTgatgagaaaccatggttttatgacattaagaAATTTCTGGAAACCCAAGAGTATCCTGAGGGTGCTTCCCTCACAGATAGGAAAACTCTGAAGAGACTATCTGCCAAGTTCTTCATTGCTGGAGGTGTGTTGTACAAAAGGAACTTCGATTCTGTGTTGCTcaaatgcgtggatagacacgaagcagcaaaGATCATGCAAGAGGTACACGAAGGATCCTTTGGTACACATGCAAGTGGGCACACCATGGCTAGGAAAatattgagagcag ATGTGAAGCTCAGTGAAGCTGATTGGGTCCAGACCAGATTTGATCAACTGAACCTTATTGATGAAAAGAGACTAGCAGCCATATGCCACGGGCAagcctatcaaaagaagatgaagagagcctTCGACAAGAAGATTCGACCTCGACACTTTCAGGCCGGTGACCTCGTACTCAAGAAGATCCTGCCTATTCACAACGATCCTAGGGGAAAGTGGACTCCGAATTACGAAGGGCCTTATGTCGTAAAGAAAGTCTTCTCAGGTGGCGCCATGATCCTCTCAACTATGGATGGTGAAGACTTCCCACTTCCCGTGAATGCcgacgcagttaaaaaatacttcgcataa
- the LOC131659077 gene encoding uncharacterized protein LOC131659077, which produces MANIVTVDKKTTKHTFSCSFYREDITPLVRLSTRVTGQNLDEFRKTYGHILLMLTTRIDEWGLYTLLQFYDSELRCFTFQDYQLAPTLEEYAHILQIKVQHKDNWKPNGGTHGFYVKFLMREAETLADKEKWKEFNALLAVMIYGLVMFPNIPNFVDLTAICLFMDQNPVPTLLADTYYAIHSRYGKKGSVGGCLPILYEWFSSHLPKSGAFVTTRDSQKWPQRIMGLTANDIVWYHLRTDIEQVITRCGSFGNVPLIGTKGVINYNPKLALRQLGFILKDKPLDKEIFESVCFEKGTDPDGLEKVRSAWNKIHTEDRTTLGGKNAIAKKAYTEWVEERVKERLLPFPKVSPLYEQPPEILTATVPAEEYNQVHVENIRLREKGEDAKIKYFLVDQKRAELAHERVAIKKKLEEEITQRLAVETQLKGSHLRSARLTEENAKLRNQIAEMESTSEKNTLPDCKGCESLVAHCDMLDGQLFRKDVVIQSFVKGRDREVTKKMFDETKKWSDEHFKQGGPLFYTKMD; this is translated from the exons ATGGCTAACATTGTGACCGTCGACAAAAAGACTACGAAGCATACCTTCTCTTGCAGTTTCTACCGTGAGGATATAACACCTTTGGTCCGATTGAGCACCCGAGTTACTGGGCAAAATTTGGATGAATTCAGAAAGACTTATGGCCACATTCTGCTTATGTTAACTACTCGTATTGATGAGTGGGGTCTCTACACTCTTCTTCAGTTTTATGATTCTGAGCTGCGTTGCTTTACCTTTCAAGATTACCAACTAGCCCCTACCCTCGAAGAGTATGCACACATTCTTCAAATCAAAGTTCAACATAAG gataactggaagcctaatggtgggaCCCATGGATTCTATGTGAAATTTCTGATGAGGGAAGCTGAAACCCTTGCTGATAAGGAAAAgtggaaagaattcaatgctctccTGGCCGTCATGATCTATGGATTAGTGATGTTCCCGAATATTCCAAATTTTGTTGATCTCACTGCCATTTGTCTCTTCATGGATCAAAATCCTGTACCCACTCTGTTGGCCGACACTTATTATGCCATCCATTCTAGGTATGGAAAAAAGGGATCAGTTGGGGGTTGTTTGCCAATACTGTACGAATGGTTTTCTTCACATTTGCCTAAAAGCGGAGCGTTTGTCACTACAAGAGATTCACAGAAGTGGCCCCAAAGGATTATGGGACTTACTGCAAATGATATTGTTTGGTATCACCTCCGAACGGACATTGAGCAAGTTATAACCAGATGTGGAAGTTTTGGCAATGTTCCTCTCATAGGGACAAAAGGAGTTATCAACTATAATCCGAAGCTAGCACTGCGTCAGTTGGGTTTTATACTGAAGGACAAGCCGTTGGATAAAGAGATATTCGAGTCCGTTTGCTTTGAAAAAGGAACCGATCCAGATGGTTTGGAGAAAGTAAGGAGTGCGTGGAACAAAATTCATACAGAAGACCGAACGACCTTGGGGGGAAAGAATGCTATTGCTAAGAAAGCTTATACGGAATGGGTTGAAGAAAGAGTTAAGGAGCGCCTgctgcctttcccgaaggttagccCTCTATATGAACAACCACCTGAGATTTTAACTGCCACTGTACCAGCTGAGGAGTACAACCAAGTACATGTAGAGAATATCAGGTTGCGAGAAAAAGGGGAGGACGCTAAAATAAAGTACTTCTTGGTGGATCAgaaaagggctgaattagcacatgag AGGGTAGCAATcaagaagaagcttgaagaggaaaTTACTCAAAGGTTAGCTGTGGAGACACAACTCAAAGGTAGTCATCTCCGTtccgctcgactaacagaagagaatgcAAAGCTCAGAAACCAGATAGCAGAAATGGAAAGTACATCTGAAAAGAATACCCTCCCTGATTGCAAAGGATGTGAGAGCTTGGTGGCCCACTGTGATATGTTAGATGGGCAGTTGTTTCGCAAAGATGTGGTGATTCAAAGTTTtgtcaaaggaagagatcgagaagtgACTAAGAAGATGTtcgatgaaactaagaagtggagcgacgagcaCTTCAAACAAGGAGGACCTTTGTTTTACACCAAGATGGATTAG